From Pseudomonas putida, one genomic window encodes:
- a CDS encoding sulfate/molybdate ABC transporter ATP-binding protein has protein sequence MSIEVRNVSKRFNSFQALDNINLDIHSGELVALLGPSGCGKTTLLRIIAGLETPDDGNIVFHGEDVSGHDVRDRNVGFVFQHYALFRHMSVFDNVAFGLRMKPKGERPSESKIAEKVHELLNMVQLDWLADRYPEQLSGGQRQRIALARALAVEPKVLLLDEPFGALDAKVRKELRRWLARLHEDINLTSVFVTHDQEEAMEVADRIVVMNKGVIEQIGSPGEVYETPANDFVYHFLGDSNRLALSEGHHVLFRPHEVSLSRHETEGHHAAEVRDIRPLGATTRVTLKVEGQSELIEAEVVKDHDSLTGLARGETLFFRPKVWQKVADI, from the coding sequence ATGTCGATCGAAGTTCGTAACGTCAGCAAGCGCTTCAACAGCTTCCAGGCCCTGGACAACATCAACCTGGATATCCACAGCGGTGAGTTGGTGGCCCTGCTCGGCCCCTCAGGCTGTGGCAAGACCACCCTGCTGCGCATCATCGCCGGCCTGGAAACGCCAGACGACGGCAACATCGTGTTCCATGGCGAAGACGTATCCGGCCACGATGTACGCGATCGCAACGTCGGTTTCGTGTTCCAGCACTACGCGCTGTTCCGCCACATGAGCGTGTTCGACAACGTTGCCTTCGGCCTGCGCATGAAGCCCAAGGGCGAGCGCCCGAGCGAGAGCAAGATTGCCGAGAAGGTGCATGAACTGCTGAACATGGTGCAGCTGGACTGGCTGGCGGACCGCTACCCCGAACAGCTGTCCGGTGGCCAGCGCCAGCGTATCGCCCTGGCCCGCGCATTGGCGGTGGAGCCCAAGGTGCTGCTGCTCGATGAGCCGTTCGGTGCCCTCGATGCCAAGGTGCGCAAGGAATTGCGCCGCTGGCTGGCGCGTTTGCACGAGGACATCAATCTGACTTCGGTATTCGTGACCCACGACCAGGAAGAGGCCATGGAAGTGGCCGATCGCATCGTGGTGATGAACAAGGGGGTGATCGAGCAGATCGGCTCCCCAGGGGAAGTGTATGAAACGCCGGCCAACGACTTCGTCTACCACTTCCTCGGCGACTCCAACCGCCTGGCGTTGAGCGAGGGGCATCATGTGCTGTTCCGGCCACACGAGGTGTCGCTGTCGCGCCATGAAACAGAAGGGCACCACGCCGCCGAGGTACGTGATATCCGGCCATTGGGCGCGACTACCCGGGTGACCTTGAAGGTGGAAGGGCAAAGCGAGCTGATCGAGGCCGAGGTGGTCAAGGATCACGACAGCCTGACCGGCCTGGCGCGAGGTGAAACACTGTTCTTCAGGCCGAAGGTCTGGCAGAAGGTGGCGGATATCTGA
- the cysW gene encoding sulfate ABC transporter permease subunit CysW — MSSSSLTTADANAARRGSATSRRILIGLGWLVFALFLLLPLVIVMSQALKNGFGTFFEAIFEPDALSALKLTLLAVVISVPLNLVFGVSAAWCVSKYTFRGKSILVTLIDLPFSVSPVIAGLVYVLMFGAQGLFGPWLQDHDIQIVFALPGIVLATIFVTVPFVARELIPLMQEQGTQEEEAARLLGANGWQMFWHVTLPNIKWGLIYGVVLCTARAMGEFGAVSVVSGHIRGVTNTLPLHVEILYNEYNHVAAFSVASLLLILALFILLLKQWSENRINRLRHSAAEE, encoded by the coding sequence ATGTCCAGTTCATCCCTGACTACCGCCGACGCCAATGCCGCACGGCGTGGCAGCGCCACCTCGCGGCGCATCCTGATCGGCCTCGGCTGGCTGGTGTTCGCACTGTTTCTGCTGCTGCCGCTGGTGATCGTGATGTCGCAGGCGCTGAAGAACGGTTTCGGCACCTTCTTCGAGGCGATCTTCGAGCCTGATGCCTTGTCGGCGCTGAAGTTGACGCTGCTCGCGGTCGTCATCTCGGTGCCGCTGAACCTGGTCTTCGGCGTCAGCGCCGCCTGGTGCGTGAGCAAGTACACCTTCCGTGGCAAGAGCATCCTGGTCACCCTGATCGACCTGCCGTTCTCGGTATCCCCGGTCATCGCCGGCCTGGTCTACGTGTTGATGTTCGGCGCCCAAGGCTTGTTCGGGCCTTGGCTGCAGGATCACGACATTCAGATCGTCTTCGCTTTGCCGGGCATCGTGTTGGCGACCATCTTCGTCACCGTGCCCTTCGTTGCCCGTGAGCTGATCCCGCTGATGCAGGAGCAAGGCACCCAGGAAGAGGAGGCTGCGCGCCTGCTCGGCGCCAACGGCTGGCAGATGTTCTGGCACGTGACCCTGCCGAACATCAAGTGGGGCCTGATCTACGGTGTGGTGCTTTGTACCGCGCGGGCCATGGGCGAGTTCGGTGCGGTATCTGTGGTCTCGGGCCATATCCGTGGCGTCACCAATACCTTGCCGCTGCACGTGGAGATCCTCTACAACGAGTACAACCACGTCGCGGCCTTCAGTGTGGCCAGCCTGTTGCTGATCCTGGCGCTCTTCATCCTGCTGCTCAAGCAGTGGAGCGAGAACCGTATTAACCGCCTGCGCCATAGCGCAGCGGAGGAATAA
- a CDS encoding alpha/beta hydrolase: MRNESIRYLIVPGWQGSPDNHWQSHWQRTLPNSARVEQQDWLTPQRQDWVQALEQAIAAEPSPVILVAHSLGCITVVHWAAQAKPALLRRVRGALLVAPADVERPTCSPALRNFAPIPLQALPFPSQVISSDNDPAVSVPRALYLAQAWGAEAGLLSNAGHINVKSGHERWEQGFAYLYRLQSRVEQRALRRA; encoded by the coding sequence ATGCGCAATGAGTCCATCCGCTACCTGATTGTGCCGGGTTGGCAAGGCTCGCCAGACAATCATTGGCAGAGTCACTGGCAACGCACCTTGCCCAACAGCGCGCGGGTCGAGCAGCAGGACTGGCTCACCCCACAGCGCCAGGACTGGGTGCAGGCGTTGGAGCAGGCAATCGCTGCTGAACCCTCGCCAGTGATACTCGTTGCCCATAGCCTGGGCTGCATCACTGTCGTCCATTGGGCTGCCCAGGCCAAGCCGGCCTTGCTGCGGCGCGTGCGCGGCGCGCTGTTGGTTGCCCCGGCGGATGTCGAGCGGCCGACCTGCTCGCCCGCCCTGCGCAACTTCGCGCCGATCCCGCTGCAGGCCCTGCCGTTTCCAAGCCAGGTGATCAGCTCGGACAACGACCCGGCCGTGAGCGTGCCGCGCGCCCTGTACCTGGCGCAGGCTTGGGGCGCAGAAGCGGGGTTGCTGAGCAATGCAGGGCATATCAACGTCAAATCCGGGCATGAGCGCTGGGAGCAGGGTTTTGCCTACCTGTATCGCTTGCAAAGCCGTGTGGAACAGCGCGCGCTGCGCCGCGCCTGA
- a CDS encoding sulfate ABC transporter substrate-binding protein — translation MSIRRYALAALASAVFAGSAIAKDYELLNVSYDPTRELYQQYNAEFIKHWQQSHPDDKVKIQQSHGGSGKQARAVIDGLRADVVTLALAGDIDEIAKLGKALPEDWQKRLPDASTPYTSTIVFLVRKGNPKGIKDWGDLIKKDVSVITPNPKTSGGARWNFLAAWAYGLKQGGSEAKAKEYVQELFKHVPILDTGARGSTITFVNNGQGDVLLAWENEAFLALKEDGGADKFEIVVPSLSILAEPPVAVVDKNAQKKGNEQIAEAYLKHLYSPAGQKIAAENFYRPRDAKVAAEFGKQFPKLDLVTIDKDFGGWKTAQPKFFNDGGVFDQIYQAQ, via the coding sequence ATGTCCATCCGCCGTTATGCACTCGCCGCTTTGGCCAGTGCTGTTTTTGCCGGTTCCGCCATCGCCAAGGACTACGAACTGCTGAACGTGTCCTACGACCCGACCCGTGAGCTGTATCAGCAATACAATGCTGAATTCATCAAGCATTGGCAGCAGTCGCACCCGGACGACAAAGTGAAGATCCAGCAGTCCCATGGCGGCTCGGGCAAACAGGCCCGCGCGGTAATCGACGGCCTGCGCGCCGACGTGGTGACCCTGGCCCTGGCGGGTGACATCGACGAGATCGCCAAGCTGGGCAAGGCCTTGCCGGAGGACTGGCAGAAGCGCCTGCCGGACGCCAGCACCCCGTACACCTCGACCATCGTGTTCCTGGTGCGCAAGGGCAACCCGAAAGGCATCAAGGACTGGGGTGACCTGATCAAGAAGGACGTTTCGGTCATTACCCCCAACCCTAAAACCTCCGGTGGCGCGCGCTGGAACTTCCTCGCTGCCTGGGCCTACGGCCTGAAGCAAGGCGGCAGCGAAGCCAAAGCCAAGGAGTACGTGCAGGAGCTGTTCAAGCACGTGCCGATTCTGGATACCGGTGCCCGTGGCTCGACCATCACGTTCGTCAACAACGGCCAGGGTGATGTGCTGCTGGCCTGGGAAAACGAAGCTTTCCTGGCGCTGAAGGAGGACGGCGGGGCCGACAAGTTCGAAATCGTCGTGCCTTCGCTGTCGATCCTGGCAGAACCCCCTGTGGCGGTGGTCGACAAGAACGCTCAGAAGAAGGGTAATGAACAGATCGCCGAGGCGTACCTCAAGCACCTGTACAGCCCGGCTGGCCAGAAAATCGCTGCCGAAAACTTCTACCGCCCACGTGACGCGAAGGTCGCAGCCGAATTCGGCAAGCAATTCCCGAAACTGGATCTGGTAACCATCGACAAGGACTTCGGTGGCTGGAAGACGGCACAGCCCAAATTCTTCAATGATGGCGGTGTGTTCGACCAGATCTATCAGGCGCAATAA
- a CDS encoding penicillin acylase family protein, with the protein MKRSLTLLAVVVAMATGAGYWYVHGKLPQRDGEVAIAGLQAPVSVRYDTRGVPHLQAQNEADLYRALGYVHAQDRLFQMEIMRRLARGELAEVLGEKLLPTDTLFRSLRIRDQAALMVQRLDRQSPAYKALQAYLDGINAWQASHPKPMEFDLIGITPRPFTAEDTLSIAGYLAYSFAAAFRTEPALTYIRDQLGPQYLKMFDLDWQPDGALGTPLATADWQGLEALARLSHEALGDAGIPQFEGSNAWAVAGSRTRSGKPLLAGDPHISFAVPAVWYEAELSAPGFNLYGYFQALNPFALLGHNRDFGWSLTMFQNDDVDLIAEKTNPANSDQVMVNGQWRTLEKTEEKIAVKGEQPVVISLRRSPHGPIVNDVLGATAGTTPIAMWWAFLETENPILEGFYQLNRADSLAKMREAAAMVQAPGLNFVWASAGGDIGWWAAAQLPIRPDGVNPSFILDGASAQADKLGFYPFSVNPQQENPASGYIVSANYQPPAAVPIPGYYNLPDRGRQLERHLANPQVKWDTQNSQALQLDTANDYGPRTLAPLLATLRDIAQGDEEKELVEQLAAWRGDHPLDSTSATLFNQFLYQLAHAALHDELGDTWFPVLISTRTIDSALPRLAADSQSPWWDTRGADQRTDRTAIVRIAWQQTLAHLRETFGKDPASWQWGKAHTLTHNHPLGVKKPLNLLFNVGPFAAPGTHEVPNNLSAKIGPAPWPVTYGPSTRRLIDFADVGQALTSNPVGQSGVPFDRHYSDQAEGYIEGQYQRAQMGVIPAHTTLRLVPTE; encoded by the coding sequence ATGAAGCGCAGCCTGACCCTGTTAGCCGTGGTAGTGGCCATGGCCACCGGTGCCGGTTACTGGTACGTGCACGGCAAACTGCCGCAGCGTGACGGCGAGGTAGCGATCGCCGGCCTGCAGGCCCCGGTCAGTGTGCGCTATGACACCCGCGGCGTGCCGCACCTGCAGGCGCAGAACGAAGCAGACCTGTACCGCGCCCTTGGCTACGTGCATGCCCAGGACCGATTGTTCCAGATGGAAATCATGCGCCGCCTGGCCCGCGGAGAGCTGGCCGAGGTGTTGGGCGAAAAGCTGCTGCCCACCGATACCCTGTTCCGCAGCCTGCGCATCCGTGATCAAGCGGCGCTGATGGTGCAGCGGCTGGACCGCCAGTCCCCCGCGTACAAGGCCCTGCAAGCCTACCTCGATGGCATCAACGCCTGGCAAGCGAGCCACCCCAAGCCCATGGAGTTCGACCTGATCGGCATCACGCCCAGGCCGTTCACCGCTGAGGATACCCTGAGCATCGCCGGCTACCTGGCCTACAGTTTTGCCGCCGCGTTCCGCACCGAGCCTGCCTTGACCTATATCCGCGACCAGCTCGGGCCGCAGTACCTGAAGATGTTCGACCTCGACTGGCAACCTGACGGCGCGTTGGGTACCCCGCTGGCGACGGCCGATTGGCAGGGCCTTGAAGCCCTCGCCCGTCTCAGCCACGAAGCCCTTGGCGATGCCGGCATTCCCCAATTCGAAGGCAGCAATGCCTGGGCAGTGGCCGGCAGCCGTACCCGCAGCGGCAAGCCGCTGCTGGCCGGCGATCCCCACATCAGCTTCGCGGTGCCGGCCGTCTGGTACGAGGCCGAGCTGTCGGCGCCAGGGTTCAACCTGTACGGCTACTTCCAGGCGCTGAACCCGTTCGCGCTGCTCGGTCACAATCGCGACTTCGGCTGGAGCCTGACCATGTTCCAGAACGACGATGTCGACCTGATTGCGGAAAAGACCAACCCGGCAAACAGCGATCAGGTCATGGTCAACGGCCAATGGCGAACACTGGAAAAGACTGAGGAGAAAATCGCCGTCAAAGGCGAGCAGCCGGTCGTCATCAGCCTGCGCCGCTCACCCCACGGGCCGATCGTCAACGACGTGCTGGGCGCGACCGCCGGCACGACGCCAATTGCCATGTGGTGGGCCTTTCTGGAAACCGAGAATCCGATCCTCGAAGGCTTCTATCAGCTCAACCGTGCCGACTCCCTTGCCAAGATGCGCGAGGCGGCGGCCATGGTTCAGGCGCCTGGGCTCAACTTCGTCTGGGCCAGTGCAGGTGGCGACATTGGTTGGTGGGCGGCGGCGCAACTGCCGATCCGCCCGGATGGCGTCAACCCGTCGTTCATCCTCGATGGCGCGAGCGCCCAGGCCGACAAGCTGGGTTTCTATCCATTCAGCGTCAACCCACAGCAGGAAAACCCGGCCAGCGGTTACATCGTTTCAGCCAATTACCAGCCGCCAGCGGCGGTACCGATACCGGGCTATTACAACTTGCCGGACCGGGGCCGTCAGCTGGAGCGCCACCTGGCCAACCCGCAGGTGAAGTGGGATACCCAGAACAGCCAGGCGCTGCAGCTGGACACCGCCAATGACTACGGCCCACGCACCCTGGCGCCCCTGCTTGCGACCCTGCGCGACATCGCCCAGGGCGATGAGGAAAAGGAGCTGGTCGAGCAACTGGCCGCTTGGCGCGGAGATCACCCGCTGGACTCGACCAGCGCCACTCTGTTCAACCAGTTTCTCTACCAGTTGGCCCATGCCGCGCTGCATGACGAGCTGGGCGACACCTGGTTCCCGGTGCTCATCAGTACCCGGACCATCGACTCTGCCCTGCCACGCTTGGCAGCGGACTCGCAATCACCGTGGTGGGACACGCGTGGTGCCGACCAGCGTACCGACCGCACTGCCATCGTGCGCATCGCTTGGCAGCAAACCCTCGCGCACCTGCGTGAAACCTTTGGCAAAGACCCAGCCAGCTGGCAATGGGGCAAGGCGCATACCCTGACGCACAACCATCCACTGGGTGTTAAAAAACCGTTGAACCTGCTGTTCAACGTCGGCCCGTTTGCCGCGCCAGGCACCCATGAAGTGCCCAATAACCTGTCAGCGAAAATCGGGCCGGCGCCGTGGCCGGTGACGTATGGGCCTTCGACACGACGGCTGATCGACTTCGCCGACGTTGGCCAGGCCTTGACCAGCAACCCGGTCGGGCAAAGTGGCGTGCCGTTTGACCGCCACTATTCGGACCAGGCTGAAGGCTATATCGAGGGGCAATATCAGCGCGCCCAGATGGGGGTGATACCGGCTCACACTACCTTGCGTCTGGTGCCGACAGAGTGA
- a CDS encoding MetQ/NlpA family ABC transporter substrate-binding protein, which produces MKKTLLTTALAAALSFSGLAAAAEKLVVAATPVPHAEILELIKPTLAKEGVDLQIKVFTDYVQPNVQVDQKRLDANYFQTLPYLKSFNEGKGTHLETVIGVHVEPFGGYSKKIKNLSELKDGATVAIPNEGSNSGRALILLQKAGLITLKDPKNALATPKDIAENPKNLKFKELESAMLARVLDQVDLDMINTNYALEAGLNPAKDALVIEGSDSPYVNFLVARPDNKNSEAMQKLAKALTSPEVKAFIAKKYSGAVLPAF; this is translated from the coding sequence ATGAAGAAGACCCTGCTGACCACCGCCCTGGCCGCTGCCCTGTCGTTCTCCGGCCTGGCTGCCGCCGCCGAAAAACTGGTGGTTGCCGCTACCCCTGTGCCCCACGCCGAAATTCTGGAGCTGATCAAGCCGACCTTGGCCAAGGAAGGCGTGGACCTGCAGATCAAGGTCTTCACTGACTACGTACAACCCAACGTACAGGTAGATCAGAAGCGTCTGGACGCTAACTACTTCCAGACCCTGCCTTACCTGAAGAGCTTCAACGAAGGTAAAGGTACCCATCTGGAAACCGTGATCGGCGTGCACGTCGAGCCGTTCGGTGGCTACTCGAAGAAGATCAAGAACCTGTCCGAACTCAAGGATGGCGCTACCGTTGCCATTCCTAACGAAGGCAGCAACAGTGGCCGCGCCCTGATCCTGCTGCAGAAGGCTGGCCTGATCACCCTCAAAGATCCTAAAAACGCCCTGGCCACTCCGAAAGACATTGCCGAGAACCCGAAGAACCTGAAGTTCAAGGAACTTGAGTCGGCCATGCTGGCGCGTGTGCTGGACCAGGTGGACCTGGACATGATCAACACCAACTACGCCCTGGAAGCTGGCCTGAACCCGGCCAAAGATGCGTTGGTGATCGAGGGTAGCGATTCGCCGTACGTGAACTTCCTGGTGGCCCGCCCGGACAACAAGAACAGCGAGGCTATGCAGAAGCTGGCCAAGGCCCTGACCAGCCCTGAGGTCAAGGCATTCATCGCCAAGAAGTACAGCGGTGCGGTGCTGCCGGCGTTCTGA
- the oscA gene encoding sulfur starvation response protein OscA, which translates to MSASVRSIDGQDEATILREIQSALRDLRFGAVEITVHNAQVVQIERKEKFRLQQPGNKPS; encoded by the coding sequence ATGAGTGCATCAGTGCGCAGCATCGACGGTCAGGACGAAGCCACCATTTTGCGTGAGATCCAGAGCGCCCTGCGCGATCTGCGTTTCGGTGCGGTGGAAATTACCGTGCACAACGCTCAGGTCGTGCAGATCGAGCGCAAGGAGAAGTTCCGCCTGCAACAGCCCGGCAACAAACCCAGCTGA
- the cysT gene encoding sulfate ABC transporter permease subunit CysT — translation MSRRISPVIPGFGLTLGYTLVYLSLIVLIPLAAMFVHAAQLTWEQFWNIISAPRVIAALKLSFGTALFAAIINGVIGTLLAWVLVRYTFPGRKIIDAMIDLPFALPTAVAGIALTALYAPAGWVGQFATDLGFKIAYTPLGITLALTFVTLPFVVRTVQPVLADIPREVEEAAACLGAKPLQVFRHVLAPALLPAWLTGFALAFARGVGEYGSVIFIAGNMPMKTEILPLLIMVKLDQYDYTGATAIGVLMLVVSFILLLLINLLQRRIETP, via the coding sequence ATGTCACGTCGCATTTCCCCTGTCATACCCGGCTTCGGGCTGACACTGGGCTACACCTTGGTGTATCTCAGCCTGATTGTGCTGATACCGCTGGCCGCCATGTTCGTGCATGCCGCGCAGCTTACCTGGGAGCAGTTCTGGAACATCATCAGTGCGCCGCGTGTGATCGCCGCGCTCAAGCTGAGTTTCGGCACCGCCCTGTTCGCGGCCATCATCAATGGTGTCATCGGTACCCTGCTGGCTTGGGTGCTGGTGCGCTATACCTTTCCTGGGCGCAAGATCATCGATGCGATGATCGACCTGCCGTTCGCTCTGCCCACTGCCGTTGCTGGTATCGCCCTGACCGCGCTTTATGCCCCGGCAGGCTGGGTCGGTCAGTTCGCCACCGACCTGGGCTTCAAGATCGCCTACACCCCTCTGGGCATCACCTTGGCGCTGACCTTCGTCACCCTGCCGTTCGTGGTGCGTACCGTGCAACCGGTGCTGGCGGACATCCCGCGGGAAGTCGAAGAGGCTGCTGCCTGCCTGGGCGCCAAACCACTGCAGGTGTTCCGCCACGTACTGGCACCGGCCCTGCTGCCGGCCTGGCTCACCGGGTTTGCCCTGGCCTTTGCCCGTGGTGTGGGCGAGTACGGTTCGGTGATCTTCATTGCCGGCAACATGCCGATGAAGACCGAGATTCTGCCGCTGCTGATCATGGTCAAGCTCGACCAATACGACTACACCGGCGCGACTGCCATCGGCGTGCTGATGCTGGTGGTTTCCTTCATCCTGCTGCTGCTGATCAACCTGCTGCAGCGCCGCATTGAAACCCCTTGA
- a CDS encoding ExbD/TolR family protein, translated as MAFSTQDSDEVLSEINVTPLVDVMLVLLVVFIVTAPLLTNAIPINLPKTESVAPVEQKDPLVVSIDGAGKLFINKDEIQPDLLETNLKAAKDKDAQVRVHLQADDGVNYGEVARAMAAIERAGITKLAVITAR; from the coding sequence ATGGCCTTTTCGACGCAGGACAGCGACGAAGTTCTAAGTGAAATCAACGTTACGCCCCTGGTGGACGTCATGCTGGTGCTGCTGGTGGTATTCATCGTCACCGCGCCGCTGCTGACCAATGCCATTCCCATCAACCTGCCCAAGACCGAGTCCGTGGCCCCGGTTGAGCAGAAGGACCCATTGGTGGTGAGCATCGATGGTGCCGGCAAGCTGTTCATCAACAAGGACGAGATACAGCCGGACTTGCTGGAGACCAACCTCAAGGCAGCCAAGGACAAAGACGCGCAGGTCCGTGTGCACCTGCAGGCTGACGACGGCGTCAACTACGGCGAAGTGGCGCGCGCCATGGCCGCCATCGAACGTGCGGGGATCACCAAGCTGGCGGTGATAACCGCACGCTGA
- a CDS encoding MotA/TolQ/ExbB proton channel family protein has product MSLLASPLESVESTVIWLLVGFSVVTWSLALVKIVQFVRLKNQDKRFHAQFWAASSLDAAAQISHELPGPAARVAQSGCAAIAVGEAQANDLSHAINHQDRLERALRQQIVRERRSLESGLAVVASIGSTSPFIGLFGTVWGIMEALKGISAAGSASLETVAGPIGAALVATGVGIAVAVPAVLVYNYFLRRLKLTAADLDDFAHDFYSLAQKSAFRVLVHPGVQKVQAGFTQPVKEAS; this is encoded by the coding sequence ATGAGCCTGCTGGCATCCCCCCTCGAATCCGTTGAAAGTACAGTCATCTGGCTGTTGGTCGGTTTTTCCGTCGTCACTTGGAGCCTGGCCCTGGTCAAGATCGTGCAATTCGTGCGGCTGAAAAACCAGGACAAACGCTTCCACGCGCAGTTCTGGGCCGCCTCAAGCCTGGACGCGGCGGCCCAGATCAGCCACGAACTGCCTGGCCCGGCGGCCCGCGTCGCCCAGTCCGGGTGTGCCGCCATTGCCGTCGGCGAGGCACAGGCCAATGACCTGAGCCATGCGATCAATCATCAGGACCGCCTCGAACGCGCCCTGCGCCAGCAGATCGTGCGGGAGCGGCGCTCGCTTGAATCCGGCTTGGCAGTGGTGGCCAGTATCGGCAGCACTTCGCCCTTCATCGGCTTGTTCGGTACCGTATGGGGCATCATGGAAGCACTCAAAGGCATCAGCGCGGCGGGTTCGGCCAGCCTGGAAACCGTGGCTGGTCCTATTGGCGCTGCACTCGTAGCTACCGGAGTAGGTATCGCCGTCGCGGTACCGGCGGTACTGGTCTACAACTACTTCCTTCGCCGCCTCAAGTTGACTGCCGCTGATCTGGATGACTTTGCCCACGACTTCTACAGCCTGGCGCAGAAGAGTGCCTTCCGTGTGCTGGTGCATCCTGGCGTGCAGAAGGTGCAAGCCGGCTTTACCCAGCCTGTGAAGGAGGCGTCCTGA
- a CDS encoding sigma 54-interacting transcriptional regulator, producing MTFQNPFGQPLLTFPELDKSPLSIRAKALVFIDPRSQQLRQALEYLAPQALPVLIRGETGTGKELLARQIHRASDRAGLFVSVNCAAISPTYADAELFGYSAGTHGGTASSRAGWFGSANGGTLYLDEIADLPLAIQGKLLAALENREVTRVGAHQPQPVDVRLVAATSIDLARVVKAGRFNERLYQYLREGALELPPLRERCGDILPLAEYFVGIYCARLQRPVPLISEAAQQVLEAHAWPGNTRELENIIHFALLVNDSEQIQPEDLDLPNTAR from the coding sequence ATGACTTTTCAAAACCCGTTTGGCCAGCCGCTGCTGACCTTCCCTGAACTGGACAAGAGCCCGCTCAGCATTCGTGCCAAGGCGCTGGTGTTCATCGACCCACGCTCGCAGCAGTTGCGTCAGGCGCTGGAATACCTGGCACCGCAAGCCCTGCCGGTGCTGATCCGCGGTGAGACGGGGACCGGCAAGGAGTTGCTGGCACGGCAAATTCACCGGGCCAGTGATCGTGCCGGGCTCTTCGTCTCGGTAAACTGCGCGGCCATCAGCCCTACCTACGCCGATGCCGAGCTGTTCGGCTACAGTGCCGGCACCCATGGTGGCACCGCCAGCAGCCGGGCGGGCTGGTTCGGCTCGGCCAACGGCGGCACGCTGTACCTGGACGAAATCGCCGACTTGCCGTTGGCGATCCAAGGCAAGCTGCTGGCCGCTCTGGAAAACCGCGAGGTCACCCGCGTCGGTGCGCATCAGCCGCAGCCGGTGGACGTGCGATTGGTGGCTGCGACCAGCATTGACCTGGCGCGGGTTGTAAAAGCGGGCAGATTCAACGAACGCTTGTACCAGTACCTGCGCGAGGGCGCGCTGGAGCTTCCTCCGTTGCGTGAGCGCTGCGGCGATATCCTGCCGTTGGCTGAGTATTTCGTGGGCATCTACTGTGCACGCCTGCAGCGCCCGGTGCCGTTGATCAGCGAAGCGGCCCAGCAGGTGCTCGAAGCCCACGCATGGCCTGGCAATACCCGCGAACTGGAGAACATCATCCACTTCGCCCTGCTGGTCAATGACAGTGAACAGATCCAGCCAGAGGACCTCGACCTGCCGAACACCGCACGCTAG
- a CDS encoding energy transducer TonB, with protein sequence MGNVHTAIRAYDQPRHLAPGDLVELGRTLRLPLGRLRLQRTPASGLKRRDKLVLALLVLAVHGAGAFWVSQAPTRELPVVPPKIPPMTIEFAAPAPAAVEPPPPAPAPPVVAPPPPVVDELAAKPKPKPKPAPKPVARQPPKPQPKPVEAPPPAPAPVAAPSPAAPPAPAPVTPPSANAAYLRNPAPEYPQMAQRRGWEGTVLLRVEVLASGKPGQIQIQKSSGRDALDAAALAAVRRWSFVPAKQGAVAQAGWVSVPIDFKLR encoded by the coding sequence ATGGGTAATGTCCATACGGCCATCAGGGCCTACGACCAGCCACGCCACCTTGCACCGGGTGACCTGGTCGAGCTTGGACGGACACTTCGCCTGCCGTTGGGCCGGCTCCGGCTGCAACGTACCCCGGCCAGTGGCCTCAAGCGCCGCGACAAGCTGGTGCTGGCTTTGCTGGTACTGGCCGTGCACGGCGCTGGCGCCTTTTGGGTGAGCCAGGCCCCGACGCGTGAGTTGCCCGTGGTACCACCAAAGATTCCTCCCATGACCATCGAATTTGCCGCCCCGGCCCCTGCGGCAGTCGAACCGCCACCGCCAGCCCCGGCGCCACCGGTTGTCGCGCCACCTCCACCTGTAGTGGACGAATTGGCTGCCAAACCCAAGCCCAAGCCAAAACCCGCTCCCAAGCCAGTGGCCAGGCAACCGCCTAAACCGCAGCCCAAGCCTGTCGAGGCACCACCGCCTGCACCCGCACCGGTCGCCGCTCCCTCACCGGCTGCGCCGCCCGCACCGGCCCCGGTCACGCCGCCCTCGGCCAACGCCGCTTACCTGAGGAACCCGGCGCCAGAGTATCCACAGATGGCTCAGCGCCGCGGCTGGGAAGGCACCGTGTTGCTGAGGGTGGAGGTTTTGGCCAGCGGCAAACCCGGGCAGATCCAGATCCAGAAAAGCAGTGGTCGCGATGCCCTCGACGCTGCCGCCCTGGCGGCGGTCAGGCGCTGGAGTTTCGTCCCCGCCAAGCAGGGCGCCGTGGCGCAGGCCGGCTGGGTCAGCGTGCCGATCGATTTCAAGCTTCGTTAA